A stretch of DNA from Oryza brachyantha chromosome 9, ObraRS2, whole genome shotgun sequence:
ccggggagaaaaaaaaaatcatagcgAGACAGACAGCTGACAGGCTGCTGCCGATCGGGAAAGATACTCGTGCTTTCGGGCCACGACACGACGACCCACCCCGTCATGCATCGTTGCATCTTGCCGCATCCGCCACGAAATAATGCAAGCCCGATCGTGTTGTGCGGTCGTGGGCTCGGAGATTGATCGCTTTCGACCGAGCCGAACGAATCGCGCGAATTGGTAAATGGTTAGCTGAGCTGAGCAcgaaaacacacacaaaaacgaAGAAAtaacgccgccgcccgcgcggtTGCATCTCGGGAAGGCGCCACCCCCCGCgggcgcacgcacgcacgcacggcaCGGCTGGTGCACGAGAGGCGACCAACCAACGTTGTTCCATCCAATCGCGCCGCCGATCCTGATCGGCCCGCGCGCGACCGGCCGTGTGCCCGCAACGACACCGGGGAATTccaacgcgcggcgccgggggCACGTCACGTCGTGCGTGCGGATGCGGTTGGCAGCGAGAGATGATTCCACGAGGCGCGAGAGTGCATGGAATGGAAGCGTACGTCCGTGTCGGAGATGATGGACCATGTCGACATGTATAAGGATAAGACCGCGCCGGGCGTACGCGCATGATTGATGATTGCAGCTGCTCGACGCCGTGACGGCGAGCCGGCCGGCGGGTCGCCCCGTCCGACCAACTCTTCGGCTGCTCAAGGGCTGGCTCAATAGGGGCGTGAGCATAGCAGAGGCTGGGCAGCCGGGGCGACACGTCAGCGTCGACGCCCAGTGTCTTATCCAGGTTTTGTACTGGCGACCGTGCTTATCTGGATGCTGACATTGAAAATGTCATTATGCTCCCACTAATCGCAGGATAGCCATGAAAAATTTCCCATGTGAAATGGTTAAAATTAGTATCTGACGTGGCAGAGACCCTACACGATCGATCACAACCTGACATGGTTCGTAATGCTCTTCGGTCTACAAACACAAACAGTTGCTGTTCTGTTCCCGCGCCTATAAAGGcggcaaaaatattttggatgCTGGAGGCAATCAAGTCAGTCGTCGAACGCGGCGGGCGGCAGAGGCGAATCGCGTAACGATTTTTGTCCCGCCATGGACCCGAGGCGCGGCTACTGGGAGAGCTCGTCGGAGGACGTGACGGGCCCGCTGCTCCCGCTgcacgacgatgacgacgacgccgcggaCCGGCGGCGCTCCTGCTCGGCGCTCAGGTCGATGCTCGCCAGCAAGTACCTGGCCGTCGCGTCGGGACCCGTGGCGTGCGCGCTGATCTGCGCGCTCGTCGACCtcggcggccaccgcgccgcgcgcaaCATGCTCGGGGTCCTGGCCTGGGTGTTCCTGTGGTGGATCACCGACGCcgtgccgctcgccgtcgcgtccATGGCGCCGCTATTTCTTTTCCCTGTGTTCGgcatctcctcctccgacgccgtcgccaagGCGTACATGGACGACGTCATCTCCCTCGTCCTCGGCAGCTTCATCCTCGCGCTCGCCATCGAGCACTACAACATCCACCGCCGACTCGCTCTCAACGTACGTTGCGCCGCGGCGAGCCCGTCATTACCAAACCGTTCGTCCGAAACGCGAACTAATGCAACAGAAcgcgaattttttttttaatcgcaGATCACGTCGCTGTTCTGCGGCGACCCGGTGAAACcaccactgctgctgctgggaaTCTGCGGCACCACCATGTTCATCAGCATGTGGATCCACAACACGCCGTGCACCGTCATGATGATGCCGGTGGCGACGGGGATCCTGCAGCGGTTCCCGCGCGGCGAGGCGTCCTCGAcgagcagcgccgccgacgcacgGGAGGTCCAGCAGTTCTCCAAGGCGGTGGTGCTCGGCGTCGTGTACGCGTCGGCGATCGGCGGGATGGCGACGCTGACGGGCACGGGCGTGAACATCATCCTGGTGGGGATGTGGTCCACCTACTACCCGGAGCAGCCGCCCATCACCTTCAGCTCGTGGATGTCCTTCGGGCTCCCCATCGCGCTCGTCCTCTTCGTCGCGCTCTGGGCCACGCTCTGCCTCCTCTACTGCTCCAAGAACACCGGGAGGGCGCTCTCAGCTTACCTGGACAGGAGCCATCTCAGGAGGGAGCTCGGCTTGCTTGGTAGGTTCTCGTTCTTCCTCTGATTGTTACTTCACGGCAATGGCTTGTGCAGTTGTGCTCATCAATGATATGGTCAATGGTTTCTGGGGTTATCTCTGAAACTCTGACAGCGTCTTGGTCAGATTTCTTGAACCCTGGATAACTCTGAAATGGACCCCGTTTTAGCcttctttattattttctctgGCACAGTGGCACTCATTGAAACATCATTACCATGGTAATTATTGCCTTAATGGATTCCGAAGCGGTTGTCCATCTTGATTTGTGACAGGTCCAATGGCTTTCGCAGAGAAGATGGTTCTTGCCATTTTTGGGGTAAGTTCTGTTTCTGCTTCTGGTGCACTACAATTGTTGAAAACAATATTTAGTTATtgtgacaaaatttgaatggatcAATATGTGATTATTTCAGGGTTTGATTGTCCTATGGATGACGAGGAACCTGACAGATGATATTCCTGGGTGGGGATCACTGTTCCACGGCGAAGTTGGGGATGGAACTGTCACTGTAAGCGCACCAAGGATTTGCACTCATCGCAGATATTCTGATTAGTATTTTCAGATACAATTTGTCGCATGGTCTGACGGGACAACAACTTGCTCGCAATGCAGATCATGATGGCGACGCTGCTGTTCATAATCCCGAGCGGCAAGAACGACGGCGAGAAGCTCATGGACTGGGCCAAGTGCAGGCGGCTGCAGTGGAACATCATcatcctcctcggcgccggcttcgccatcgccgacgGCTTCAAGGCGAGCGGCCTGACCGACATCCTCTCGGGGGGTCTCGGCTTCCtgcgcggcgcgccggcgctggCCATCGCGCCCGTGGCGTGCGTCTTCAGCGGCGTCATCACGGAGTTCACCTCCGacgacgccaccgccacgctggtgctgccgctgctcgccgagCTGGCCAAGTCCATCGGCGTGCACCCGCTCCTGCTCATGGTCCCCGGCGCCGTCGGTGCGCAGCTGTCGTACCTGCTGCCCACCGGGTCGCCGGGCAACGTCGTCGGCTTCAGCACGGGGTACGTCACCATCAAGGACATGGTGATCGCTGGAATGCCACTCAAAGTTGTCGGGGTTGCAGCTCTCACAATCCTACTGCCAACGCTAGGTAATTGACTGACAACTCAGTGCAAAACCAAGAATTCAGACGGTGAAAAACTTGTAAAGCTGTACTtactaatttgttttttcatgatGTCATGCAGGATCTGTGGTTTTTGGCATGGATCAGAAGCTGTAGGAACTTAATCAAAATTCAATTGGGTTTGTTTTTTGAAGATTCCAGTTTGTAGACTGTAGGTTATTACGTGGATAATGTAGTAATTAAGCTGCACAGCTTGTAGTGTTGTACAATGTGTAGTCAATGCCATTACATTTGCCTCATGAAAAACATGGGGTCATATTCTTTGCTCTATAAATGAGTCAATATAGAGTTTTGTATCGAGTGGTTCTATGTTAAAAACAGTTTTGCCcggtttagtttccaaaaacatcacatcaaatctttagacacctaaatgaagcattaaatacatatgaacattaaaattaattatacagttatgggggaaatcttgtgagacgaatcttttgagcctaattaggacatgattagcatacagtaaccaacatgtgctaatgacagattaattagactcaaaagattcgtctcgaggTTTCTAgatggaatctgaaatttgtttttttcattcgtgttcgaaaatttctttcgacatccggtcaaacgttcgatgtgatgttgaCATTTTGATCCACACGTGAGTCTTCCGAAACTTCTTACGTCTGAAGAATGGCTTAAAAAAGTAGTAGTATACAGCTAAGAAAGGACAGAGATTGGCAGACCGTATAAACAAGTTGCAGCAAGTCCTATATATCCCCTTATAGTTGGCACGTTGCCAGAATTGGAATGAGGCATTCATTGTACATTTGTCATCCTGCATATGAATTCCGTGTAGTATGTGGTATGGATTAAGGTATTTGTTAGCTACAAAATTTATAAGGTTCTCTTTGACttccaaatatttaatgttcttcCCTGTATCATATTGCAAGTAGGACAGTGTATTAGAGCCTACTACAGATCTCAACTACTGgaatatttgttgtttaccCCACCTTGCATGTGGTCTCCCCTGTCTGGGATTAAGTACTTTCCATATCATGCTGTCGAGGATGTCAAAGTTAGTAAGTGGCACTCTCTTCGCATAAATATGTCAAAGttataaatctaataaatttataatattataatagcattttatttttttaggtaAATCTACTTATaacattttgttgtttttaagctaggaattttagaaatagtcAGTGgtcagaattttaaaagtttgctTCATCTTATCCTAAACATCCGATATTTATGATTGGAGTGAGTAATTCATTATCACAAAAGCCATTCTCCAAAGCCACTAATTATACCTGCTTTATCGCACTGTAGCAGCGATGACACTTCATGTTCTAGCTAAGAGCTAGCATGTCCAGTAGCTTATCCATCTAATACTCCGTGGCGAACATCATCTCATACTCCATCGATAAAATAGATGACACAGTAGAAACATGGTCTAGTGGTCCCTCCAacacatcatctatttttagcaTCCATCTGATGAGAGAGAACTcaaatttctctctcctcactcCAAATGAGGATGCAAAATTATCTATTGGGTAGCATATTATAGAGGAGAAATAGTTAATTGATACTCTttccgttctatattataagattttctgggtTTGCCTAAGGccatccatatattaatgtatatgttttatatatgtgtctagattcattagcacacatttAAATCGAGGTAATGCCTAAAAGTCTTCTAATATGGAACGAAGGGAATATCTTTTAATAAAGTATAGTTGGTGTGATATGGAGATGTAATATTGATGATCTGCTAGTTACAAACAACTATAGAGGATGAATCTTTTTTGAATCACCGTTCAAATAGAGATATGGAGGATCAAATTTGGATTAAGTCTTGGTATGCTCTAAGCATAGAGTCTACGAGAGGATCTAGAGAAATGCTACGGTCTCATTTGGaatatcaattttaaaaaggatttttttggGAGAGATTTCTATTCTTTGGAATTATTTCTCATGAGCATGTTTAGAAGAAAAGAATGAGGATGTTAGATTCCTTTGGAAAGGCAACAATTCCCCCATTTTCCAATGAAATAAAACATCAACTTTGATCCAAAGCAAAATTTCCTTTGCTTCATCTCATGCTTTTACCTAATATGCAAAACCGAAGAGGAAACATGGTCATAGACCATAGTAGGAGGCGGATATTTGTCATTCCTTTTTAGTCCAGCAGGCCTATATTCTTggccaaaatatataaatcaacATTATTAAACACATTATGCTTTATCAGTACATTAGACATAACATTTTCCTaccttttagaaaaattactGAAGAGCTTCATCTtcagtaatatattttctcatagagtgaaatataatttggatCATGTTTTCTTGTAGAAGTCTCATTTTGCACCTATTTTTATTCAATCTCAATTTGCACCTTGGACTCCCTCTTAGCATTAACTTCAACACACGACGTCATTGTTTCActgaaattaagcataatccaaataatttattaacaactaaaaataattagtaggtaaaaaacttttatatacttgttcttagatatataaaaataaagactgaaaataaactgcaacgaaaaaaccctaaaataaaaaccaaatttaagttttaaaatttaaattttggcttataagcgaAAGAGCTTTTtaacattattaaaaaaatacctcaaggtatcatattttcagtgtaaaaatttagtaccgtaagataccaaaattttatactaaaatttttggtgccTCAAAGTACTTTTTAAGATGGTGAAAAAACCATAAGCAAAAGGATATGGGAATAGATCCAATCTCTTGCTGACAGCCAATTCCTCATAGCTTCTGCTAGTGTCGACATGCCATCCCACATCCCCTTACAGCTACCATCTCCTTCCCCACTTACTAAGATATAATTATGGAGGGAGGTAATGAGACGGTAAAAGTGGCATGTCGACAAATAGTAGACGTGGTTAGGAGATGGCTGGTGGGACGAAATTGCGTCTTTGGTGGAAGCTATTGTACAAATccaatttaaataatatgatacCAAGTAGGTATCAGATCTGGTACCTTGTCAATTTCAACTAATGCCCATCAGTACCAGATTTGATACTCACTAGTATTAGTCGATACTTATTGGTTTCAGACCAATACATCATCGGTAATAGAACGATACTCGTCAATACTAGACTAGATAATATAACGAGAAAAGATAAAGTTTGACAAAATCAATGAAAGAAATCTAAAGGGAGAGGGCCAAAAAGTCCTTACCCTGTTACCCATTGCCTTCTGCTCACATCTCAACCTCTCTCCTCGCTTGCGAGTCTACTTCACCTCTTGTCTTAATCTCTCTCATCTTATCGTACCCCATCTCTTTATATTCTAATACTATGTTCTTATTCCAGGACAAGCCCATCATGAGAGGAGGGTGTTTTTCTGCTCTATTCTAGCTGGATCtatagaaagaagaagaagaggtcCAAACTAGTACAACCGAGGTATGAGGAGTCAAGtgaggagaaagagaaaaggggTGAAAAGGAAGTAGTTAGGAAGAGACAAGTCAAGCAAAAGCAAGAAAGGTAAGAAAAACTAGGAAGGAGTTGAACTTGTGCTTAGATTCTTGCCATTTAGTTGCCATTTCTTTGCTTGTGGGCATCTGGCCTTGTTGTGCATTTCTTTGCTTGTGGGCCTATAGAGGCCTTGCGCTGCTACTACAAATCAGGGCAGGGCAAGAAAAGAGAGGAGTATATGCAGAGCAACCATGGTGGGTCTCGAAGGCATAGAGACCATGGTGAGTCTCAAAGGCATAGAGGCCCAAAAATTCCGCCGTGTGAGCCACACTTACTATAAATCAAACTAATGTTAtgttacaactaaaaaaaggCAACTCTATTAAATGTTATGTtactagaaaaaaaaccacCTATGGCCTACCATTTCTGGTACATGCAATGAGGACATTGCTTGCTCTGTATTAATAGGGGAAGGAGGACATCCTTTTCTACCAAATAAGCTAGGTGGGACTATCTCTATAACAATCTTTACGCGCAATCTGTGTAAGTAGGTGATTTTCTACCAAAAAAACCACCTATGGCCTACTAAACATCCTATTGATTAATTGGACCCAACATCCTATTGATTAATTGGACCAGTTGGCAAGTTTAGATAATGTATCCGAAACTTAGGCACATTAGATGGGCCTCTTTACAACAGTTTTGTCACGGAAAAAGTCCACCCAAGGTCCCTCAACTTTAAGGCCAGTCTGTTTTTTGTCCCTTAACCGGAATACCAGAAATATATACCCTTCAACTGTTATAATCCGTTCAAAAAATGTCCCTCAGCAGTACTGACTCATTTTTTTGGCtggttttgctgacgtggcgtcctgtgggtcccacatgtcagttttttttgtttttttctctctttctctctccttctctcccttcctctcctctctctcttcatcctctcctctctccctgcGTCGCCGGACTACACCCCGTTAAGTCCTCCCCGATGCGCTGCTTCGCCGGACTACGCCCCACTGAGTCCTCTGCGGGGCGCCACGTCGTCGGATTACACCCCGTCAACGCCTCTGCGGCGTGCTGTTTCGCTGGACAAAACGTCGATGACCCCTCCATTACAGGGGTGTCATGCCCACCTGGCCGCCGACAACGATGTTGTTGTTAGCTCCGACCTCTGGGCCGTCGCTGGCGGCGCGCCATCACACGCCGACATCAACTGAGATAAGCCAGCTGGCCGACCGGCGTACTACTGTACGCTTCTCGCTATTCATCGTCTTCATTCATGCAGAGACGACGTAGTTATACACATCCATGGTGAAGttttggctgcatgcatgcatgatttaaTTTGGTTGTTAATTTGGTTGTGTGTGATGTTAAATCGATTTGATGTCTTCATGTTGTATATATGGCTTAATTAGCTCTTGTTCAATTATCAAAACACATACCATCAGGAGCTCCAGGCTCGTCCGCGCCCAGGCCTTCCCAAggtcgccgccatggccacctAGAAACCCGGCCACCGGCACTAGAAGGATACGTGATTGTTGCGTCCTCGGATTTGGTTGTTTTGCTCCATGGCTTCTGAGCTTGTAACTTGTAAAAGCTAACGACTGTGAACGACCGTATTACGGTGGTGCAGGTCGAGACGACTGTGTACTTCCCGGTGGGGGAGCCGAGGCCGCGCCAGATGACGAGTGGGAAGGCGGCAGCTCTGGTGAAGCTACTGACAAACGCGGACAAGGCCGGCCTCCAGTCGGTGGGGAGCGAATGGGGCTGTCGCGTCAGCGGTGGAGCAATTGGGGCTGATGTCCAAGGCCGAGGAGCTGGAGGTGCTATCGGCGGTCGGCGTGTTGGATAGAGGTGTTGGAGTGGGATCTGTCTGGCTACggtaaacagaaaaataaagatgatGTTGGAGGTGCTATTGGAGGAGCTAGAGGTGCTGCCGTGTTGGACGGAGTCTCCATGATGAGTCGCCGGTGTGTTAGATGGAGTCCCGCGTGAGCATCAGCAGTGACAGCAGCTGGTCCATGCCTCCACCCCGCGCCTGCTGCCATCGCCCTCGTCGCATTTCGTGCGGCAGCAGCCACAACCAGCAGCAACGCAAATGGGACAGTAGCCACGGCGAGCAGCCGGCATGGTTGGGGCCGGCGTGCCTTCGTCAGGAGAGACAAAGGATAGGAGAGATCGAGAGTGaggatgacaggtgggtccatATTTACCTTTTGCCATGTAAGCGCTTAGTCAGCAAGAACATACATTGGTTAAAATGTCACGTCAGTGAAACCACCATTCCATACAGCTCTAGGACCTATTTTAAACGGTATTTGTAAGTTTAAGATccaacatttctggtattgtgGTTTAGAGATGATTTGTAAACTCGACGTTAAGTTAAGGGACCTCTTATgaactttttccttttatcaCTAAAGGGAAGCAGTGGCAAATCACGATGCCTAAGAGGCCCAAAAGTTCTGGCCCAATCATAACAACTAACTAGCCTGTTTACAAGTTTAGTACAGGCCCGACCGAACTCAGCCCAAGGCTCAGTAAATCTGGGCCTCTTTTCCAGCCCAGCTCTGCACAAAACACACCCTAAAAGGTCATCTTTTGCACCAGCAAGCTGCACACAACACTGTCCTTCCCGTGAATACGTACCAAAGCTTGCTTCGGCCAGTGACGAACTGACAACTGAAGACGGAGACGTGCCTGCGTCCGAGGGATTTTGGTTTATTAGGTGACGACAGCCGAACAACGAAGTATTTACgaatgaaaaatagtttataaataaaaatttcatatatgtgtttttaacaatttaaaaattaagactTTAAAATagactatgattaaaaaaccataacctacataaaatttaaattttgacttataaatataaaaataacagcAGTTTGCTTTGCCCGACCATGCGGCTCGCTGCACGTACGCGGCAGCTACTCCCGGTTGCAGTACCATGCGTGCATGCCGCCGGCCGTGCCCCTGATAGATGGTCGACCAGAGCAacggcatgcatgcatgcagcagcgATCCGCTCTTCTCGCCGAGACGACGGACGATCAGCTGATGCCCCTCCACTGCATGCAGCAGCATGGAGATCCAGACTGATCAACCGTAGACACGGACACATGCACATATACGTAATATAGTCTTGTCAGTGACTTGATCAATATCCAAAATCCTGAacttaaggtggtgtttagttgctaaaATTTCAGATAAACGAATTTCAGATTGAGCCCTGACCTCAAATCTACGCACGTACACAAGTCATAATTAAGGTGAGATGTACAGTACGTATATGCATAAAGAAATGAAACGAAACCTCTAGCTACCTTTCTCTTAGCGTACTTTATAGGTTGTTTAGTTGGCTAAAGGATAACAGACGTGTGATCGGATGTCGTAAGggatttttggacatgaatgaaaaaacgaatttcacggctagcctagaaaccgcgagacgaattttttaagcctaattaatccgtcattagcacgtgTTGGTTACTgcagcacttatggctaatcatggactaattaggctcaaaatatcagtctcaagatttctttcgcaACTATgtgattagttttttaattcatctatgtttaatgctttatttagatatctaaagattcaatgtgatgtttttgaaaaaaaaaatttaagaactaaacaagaccttaatTTGTTCCTTCTGTCTGCTGTATCGATACACTGTAGATCTTATATCATTCATTGATGTGTCTCTCGCTGTGTGGGGACGGACATGGATAAACACTTATGAtttctgtcccaaaataaacaaatttctatatttttgatagaatttttgactctagtcttatttaaaatttttttatgattaatttttttattgttactacatgataaaacataaaaaatactttacgtacgattaattttttaattttataattaattttttaaataaaacggatgatcaaacgctttgaaatacaaaatcagctcttttttttttggacagacTAGTACGCCATTGCACCACACGCCTTCAATTGATCATTTGGATGCACACAAACGACGACGCGCCCCCCAGCATGCGAGGGTGTAGGCCACAGGACCGGCCGGCCATCGCATGCAGCTGTCAGATGCATGGTCAGGCTCTGCCTGCTGCCTgctagatcgatcgatctgtgtACCGGTGTACGCTTGATTCGTCTTCGAAAAGCGTTAATGAAATCAGGTATGTGTAACGTACGTGTTCCAGGTATTGTATTCGTTTCGTTCATTGACGGTCCGCGTTCTTTTCCCGGTTAACTAAACCAcatttatattgctaagaagctgttttcttttcacgaaaatttatattgtaaaattgatttcaaaaatcataaaatctatattttaaggttt
This window harbors:
- the LOC102708084 gene encoding tonoplast dicarboxylate transporter-like, coding for MDPRRGYWESSSEDVTGPLLPLHDDDDDAADRRRSCSALRSMLASKYLAVASGPVACALICALVDLGGHRAARNMLGVLAWVFLWWITDAVPLAVASMAPLFLFPVFGISSSDAVAKAYMDDVISLVLGSFILALAIEHYNIHRRLALNITSLFCGDPVKPPLLLLGICGTTMFISMWIHNTPCTVMMMPVATGILQRFPRGEASSTSSAADAREVQQFSKAVVLGVVYASAIGGMATLTGTGVNIILVGMWSTYYPEQPPITFSSWMSFGLPIALVLFVALWATLCLLYCSKNTGRALSAYLDRSHLRRELGLLGPMAFAEKMVLAIFGGLIVLWMTRNLTDDIPGWGSLFHGEVGDGTVTIMMATLLFIIPSGKNDGEKLMDWAKCRRLQWNIIILLGAGFAIADGFKASGLTDILSGGLGFLRGAPALAIAPVACVFSGVITEFTSDDATATLVLPLLAELAKSIGVHPLLLMVPGAVGAQLSYLLPTGSPGNVVGFSTGYVTIKDMVIAGMPLKVVGVAALTILLPTLGSVVFGMDQKL